Proteins encoded by one window of Kribbella italica:
- a CDS encoding metallopeptidase TldD-related protein, whose protein sequence is MPDLDESFLALPRHELAGAALQRAKDLGATFAEFRLERIRSESIALRDGALESARDDEDLGLAVRVVHDGTWGFAAAVALTTDSAVAVAEQAVNLAQVSRPINTEPIELADEPVYDDVTWVSSYEVDPFSVPRAEKVALLADYSRRLLEADGVTHVNAHVASVHECKFYANSEGTSYTQQRVRIGPSIQATSVDPESGRFDTMTTCAPPAGRGWEYLTGTGWDWDTELAQIPGWLADKMVAPSVEPGRYDVVVDPTNLWLTIHESIGHATELDRALGYEANYAGTSFATLDQLGTLKYGSPIMHVTGDRTAEHGLSTVGYDDEGVAGQQWDLVKDGLLVGYQVDRRMAKVNEDVLGTERSNGCAYADSSGHIPIQRMANVSLQPAPDGPSTEELISQVQNGIYIVGDKSWSIDMQRYNFQFTGQRFFKITDGKLDGQLRDVAYQATTTEFWGSMAAVGGPQTYLLGGALNCGKAQPSQSGAVTHGCPSALFRDVNILNTTQEAGR, encoded by the coding sequence GTGCCTGACCTCGACGAGTCCTTCCTCGCCCTTCCGCGCCACGAGCTGGCCGGCGCCGCCCTGCAACGTGCCAAGGATCTCGGCGCGACTTTCGCGGAGTTCCGGCTGGAGCGCATCCGCTCGGAGTCGATCGCCCTGCGCGACGGCGCGCTGGAGAGCGCCCGCGACGACGAGGACCTCGGCCTGGCCGTGCGTGTCGTGCACGACGGCACGTGGGGTTTCGCCGCCGCCGTCGCACTGACCACCGACAGTGCGGTCGCCGTCGCCGAGCAGGCGGTCAACCTGGCGCAGGTCTCCCGCCCGATCAACACCGAGCCGATCGAGCTGGCCGACGAGCCGGTGTACGACGACGTCACCTGGGTCTCGTCGTACGAGGTGGATCCGTTCAGCGTGCCGCGCGCGGAGAAGGTCGCGCTGCTCGCCGACTACAGCCGCCGCCTGCTCGAGGCCGACGGCGTCACCCACGTCAACGCGCACGTCGCGTCCGTGCACGAGTGCAAGTTCTACGCGAACTCCGAAGGCACGTCGTACACGCAGCAACGCGTCCGCATCGGCCCCTCGATCCAGGCGACGTCGGTCGACCCCGAGTCGGGCCGCTTCGACACGATGACCACCTGCGCGCCACCGGCCGGCCGCGGCTGGGAGTACCTGACCGGCACCGGCTGGGACTGGGACACCGAGCTCGCGCAGATCCCCGGCTGGCTGGCCGACAAGATGGTTGCCCCGAGCGTCGAACCGGGCCGGTACGACGTGGTCGTGGACCCGACGAACCTCTGGCTGACCATCCACGAGTCGATCGGCCACGCCACCGAGCTCGACCGCGCCCTGGGCTACGAGGCCAACTACGCCGGCACGAGCTTCGCAACCCTCGACCAGCTCGGCACACTCAAGTACGGCTCGCCGATCATGCACGTCACCGGCGACCGCACCGCCGAGCACGGCCTGTCCACCGTCGGGTACGACGACGAGGGCGTCGCCGGTCAGCAGTGGGACCTGGTCAAGGACGGCCTCCTCGTCGGCTACCAGGTGGACCGCCGGATGGCGAAGGTCAACGAGGACGTGCTCGGCACCGAACGCTCCAACGGCTGCGCGTACGCGGACTCCTCCGGCCACATCCCGATCCAGCGCATGGCCAACGTCTCCTTGCAGCCCGCGCCCGACGGCCCCTCCACCGAGGAGCTGATCAGCCAGGTGCAGAACGGGATCTACATCGTCGGCGACAAGTCCTGGTCGATCGACATGCAGCGCTACAACTTCCAGTTCACCGGCCAGCGGTTCTTCAAGATCACCGACGGCAAGCTCGACGGCCAGCTGCGCGACGTCGCGTACCAGGCGACCACCACCGAGTTCTGGGGCTCGATGGCGGCGGTCGGCGGCCCGCAGACCTACCTGCTCGGCGGCGCGCTGAACTGCGGCAAGGCGCAGCCGTCCCAGTCCGGCGCGGTCACCCACGGCTGCCCGTCCGCCCTGTTCCGCGACGTCAACATCCTCAACACCACGCAGGAGGCCGGCCGGTGA